The Rhizophagus irregularis chromosome 14, complete sequence DNA window TAAATGATATTGGTGGACTACTGGTCTGAGAAACCGCCTAAGAAGAATATTCATGTCATAGTCGAACCACCTGTGTCGAGTCGTGATTTACTCGTGAACAGGAACTACTTGACGAACTCACCTCGTTGAAGGCATTACTCAACAAGTCTGTCCATGGTATGTATAAGATTTTGTCAAGAAATTTGGGCGAACATTGTTCGCTGAAATCTCCAAGCTACTGTtcgaaaaaagattttattgacCCGGTTGTTGTATTACAGCATTCGATGTCGTCGTTAGCCCGAAACGAACGAAGAGCTTCAATTGGACCGTAAACATCGATGACGCAACCCTCGAAGGCCTCAAAAGAGTATATTCGTGAAACGGATAAACCACCAGTACTTGAAAATGATGGAGCGGTCCTAAACTTCATAAGCAATGGGGAGAGATATTCACCTCGGAACGATCAAGACCTCTCCAGCTATTCGTAACAAATAAGAGCTTCAATTTTACTGTACCCATTGAGACGCCATCAAAACCCTTTTCAGATTGGTCTTTCCCGAAAGTGTGTGAACTCTATGGCATTAGCAATGTCCCGAATCCCGACATTGACGTATTCCCTGTTTTTACATGTGGTTCTACTGATCTGAATAGCGACAAGTCCAAGACCATGGTTGAACACCTAATGGCGGAAATAAAACTTCGACAAGATGTTACTCCTCTCAACAAGGAAAACGAGGAAACAAAGTCTATTTTTCTTACTGCTATCTGGCTGCGCTGCTGGAGTCTCGTTCTGCAAAGATAATTTCAAGCTCATACCAGAAAATCTTATCGAGGGTCGAAATGGGCATAATCGAAGTTACGAAGGAAGATTTTATGAAGGGATTTGCCTAGGCATCCGTGCAGATGTGGTCAACCCTGATTCGCAAACGCAAAGCTGAAATCGAGGACAAAATGTAGATAGGGTATTTGGGATTGTTACTGATGCGTCCGAATGGTACTTTATGGATCGCTAGACAATGAAGGGAAGCCATCGTTTAAGTTGTCAGAATCAGTGATCGTCGTATACAAAAGATGAGAATTTACAGGCTAAGGTAGAAAAGGTCCTCGGGCGGTTATTGGAGGAGGTACAGAAGCTGGTGGAAGCTTTACAAAGTGGAGTATAAAGGGTAAGGTCAACAAGCGATCTTGCAATAAAATCGAATTAGAATTTAGGGACAGATAGGACTTAGGATAGAAATATAGAAACTTCGTCATGTATTCCGGGAAAAGTCCCGAatctttgtatttattttgcatgtattaataaaattttttcttagcAAATTTCGTTGATGAACTGAAtcgtaatttatttactacatCAATAAAGAATTCTGCTACATATTGTATCAAGCGTGGGATATAGAGAtatgacaaataaaaaaagtgagtccCACTTGGATAAAATAAATCGCGCCCTATATAAAAGTTGTAATCGAAAATACAATCTGAACTTGATAAATAAATGCGCAGTAACGTTAGACATCAGTATCGCAAGAACAAGTAATTGCATGTAATTTATTCTCGAACTTTCCCGCATATTATGTATAACAAAAAGACCTTGTTGATCTCTGTATATGGGTAGCATCaaagtttttaaagtttttttattataattttaagtggATCCGTTGaccagatttttgtaatacGATCAAATTAACGTAATTTCT harbors:
- a CDS encoding uncharacterized protein (SECRETED:cutsite_SFC-KD; SECRETED:prob_0.3320); SECRETED:SignalP(1-29) codes for the protein MLLLSTRKTRKQSLFFLLLSGCAAGVSFCKDNFKLIPENLIEGRNGHNRSYEGRFYEGICLGIRADVVNPDSQTQS